One region of Eupeodes corollae chromosome 1, idEupCoro1.1, whole genome shotgun sequence genomic DNA includes:
- the LOC129948452 gene encoding uncharacterized protein LOC129948452, with protein MQRTPPRRSPRLNPEDPSAMHDNIDPPTNESEPNIAAASIDLANNANVVGAAAAAPLEGFPPIDANAAAPKVSSSLVDTSNINVYGCRASPSQGFVVNANAIVSADTKLTNAPMSPAATAKSVFTDNLLESFQRRLLAIENELKSTQVKLSAKSSQCESLKEALQTQNKVMPCVSSTFSQLTSPFPTTVTHHSLPSVSFSNPPYSVNNSQPGGMINHNVTFTSVPGSFGGQPPAIYTYQQFSAPRKLQDLPQFSGDPEDWPMFASAYSESTAVYNYTNLENSMRLQKSLKGEARDVVKCMMIHADNVNMVMEQLRSSFGRPEQLIESQLQQVKQIAPISETSMEKLIPFAVKAKNLSVFLSSINGQHHLANPTLLKELIFKLPMSQRIQWAGYSAQIRPYPTIIDFSNWLSGVASLISVVQDNKNTGSRTMPEPKRRSVLHAVEGKPAEAFKCSICQCNHRTPECKQFLGCSVSDRWAQAKRSRLCFTCLEVGHALRNCRRRRKPCGVDGCQRSHHQLLHDPQQLASVPGTKLDISQKKEAVLSCLAKPEKNSKLLFRVLPVILYGPLKRVETYALMDEGSSITMMDSSLIEELGLNGDKRNLDLQWFGGRAAQEPSTVVSVEISGANIKKKHLLRNVYGIINLSLPMQSLSENDLHRDSRWFDRLPVYPYNDITPKILIGLDHCQLGLPSETIQLRDGGPYAAHTELGWVVFCPASTSSSLPKSCLLMIKPSEDTLHKLVADYFETESFGVRPAPVLESQDDSRARRILKSTTVKVEGRFQTGLLWKRDDIELPDSYNMAKKRLIGIERKMKKDDTFAAAYNDIISSYITKGYARKLQPADAANIGPRTWYLPHFAVVNPNKPGKIRLVFDAAAPVAGISLNSCLLKGPQEYQPMPSVLFNFRVGAVAVCADIREMFHQVLIQSEDRNSQRFLWRFGNSEINPPDVYEMRVMTFGAACSPCSAQYVKSMNALEHLDTHPRAVKSILQHHYVDDFVDSFDSIDEAITISKQVREIHQHAGFELRSFSSNSSEVLSALEEEAESNMVKVTKRQSTGGSLSTEKVLGMFWQPLSDTFRYELKFHRVDPDIIAGKRCPVKRELLSVIMSVFDPLGFLANFLICAKLLMREVWRYQLLWDDALPSNINTAWINWCSNLEKVVNVQIPRYYFLNTLPKQLQLHIFVDASEEAFAAVAYWRFETLDEEANVAFVCAKTKCAPLKPMTIPRLELQAAVLGTRLMQTITEEHQTLQVSRCVLWTDSKTVIKWIASQNRRYKPFVAHRVAEILAATEVSNWKWLPTQDNVADEATRSNCPINFSAASRWLTGPSFLKQKEDSWPADFDKFGQYEQNEDEELPSKFTLLVLKRTIAYVVRYARSLRHIKPANRLTVDELNAAERVLCRQAQAEVYCADICRIKNGQSLNAESPLHKLMPYVDEDDLLRVSGRIDAASWLPYSTRRPIILPPGHEFTKMVVDYYHCRMKHQNVEATIAEVRRLYWVPHIRQVLKKVISKCNTCKLKRIKPVTPLMGPLPEDRLTPFVRPFTYSGLDYFGPLTVTIGRRVEKRWVALFTCLSIRAIHLEVAYDLSTDACILAIRNFINRRGVPVRIRSDNGKNFVGADQHAKRFSEVFDCDRIHDELSNKGVEWVFNCPINPSEGGVWERMVQCVKKVLRHTLKEVSPREYTLQCLMIEAENVVNSRPLTHLPISVDQEEPLTPNHFLLGTANTAQTPSGSEPFQKLRTLRKQWRIARQLRDRFWKRWISEYLPTLTRRSKWCQVTEPLKEGDLVFICDRDMPRRQWCRGRVERVYQGVDGVVRRADVRTKSGVLRRPVSKLAVLKVERESD; from the exons atgcAACGCACACCACCTAGGAGAAGCCCTCGACTTAATCCCGAGGATCCATCAGCGATGCATGATAATATTGATCCGCCAACCAATGAATCAGAGCCCAATATTGCCGCCGCATCGATTGATTTAGCCAACAATGCCAATGTTGTAGGCGCTGCCGCCGCCGCACCCTTAGAAGGGTTTCCACCAATCGATGCCAATGCCGCCGCACCCAAGGTTAGCTCTTCATTGGTAGATACGTCCAATATAAACGTATATGGATGCCGCGCAAGTCCTTCACAAGGATTTGTTGTGAATGCCAATGCCATCGTATCAGCTGATACAAAATTGACGAATGCTCCAATGTCGCCAGCAGCCACAGCCAAGTCTGTTTTCACAGATAATCTGCTCGAGAGTTTTCAGAGAAGATTATTAGCAATTGAAAACGAGCTAAAAAGTACACAGGTGAAGTTGAGTGCAAAAAGTTCACAGTGTGAGTCTCTGAAAGAGGCACTGCAGACGCAGAATAAAGTAATGCCTTGCGTTTCATCCACATTTTCTCAACTAACATCACCATTTCCCACCACTGTGACACATCATTCACTTCCATCAGTATCATTCTCCAACCCGCCGTACAGTGTGAACAATTCACAGCCAGGAGGAATGATAAACCATAACGTCACATTCACCAGTGTGCCAGGAAGTTTTGGCGGGCAGCCGCCCGCCATCTACACCTAC CAACAGTTTTCTGCGCCTCGAAAGCTTCAAGATTTGCCACAATTTAGTGGCGATCCAGAAGATTGGCCTATGTTTGCGAGTGCATATTCTGAGTCGACAGCAGTCTACAACTACACCAATCTCGAGAACAGTATGCGTCTACAAAAATCTCTGAAAGGTGAAGCAAGAGATGTGGTGAAATGCATGATGATTCATGCCGATAATGTAAATATGGTTATGGAGCAACTGCGTTCGAGTTTTGGTCGCCCTGAACAGTTAATAGAGAGCCAGCTTCAACAAGTAAAACAAATTGCACCCATATCTGAAACATCAATGGAAAAATTGATTCCATTTGCAGTAAAGGCAAAGAATCTTTCTGTATTTTTGTCATCCATCAATGGCCAACACCACCTAGCTAACCCAACTCTTCTGAAAGAGCTCATTTTTAAGCTTCCTATGAGCCAAAGAATTCAGTGGGCTGGGTATTCAGCCCAGATTCGGCCTTACCCAACCATCATCGACTTTAGCAACTGGCTAAGTGGAGTCGCAAGTTTGATTTCCGTGGTACAAGACAACAAGAATACCGGTAGTCGAACAATGCCAGAACCAAAACGCCGGTCAGTTCTACATGCAGTTGAGGGAAAGCCAGCAGAAGCATTCAAGTGTTCAATTTGTCAATGCAACCACAGAACACCTGAATGTAAGCAATTTTTGGGATGTAGTGTGAGTGACAGGTGGGCTCAGGCAAAAAGGTCTCGATTATGCTTCACATGTCTGGAAGTAGGACATGCTCTGAGGAATTGCCGCCGCCGACGAAAACCTTGTGGTGTTGATGGGTGCCAAAGGAGTCACCACCAGTTGTTGCACGATCCACAACAACTCGCCTCTGTGCCAGGTACAAAACTTGACATCAGCCAAAAGAAGGAAGCAGTTCTCAGTTGTTTAGCCAAACCAGAAAAGAACAGCAAGTTACTTTTTCGAGTTCTGCCTGTTATTTTATACGGACCTTTGAAGCGAGTCGAAACTTATGCACTTATGGACGAGGGTTCCTCAATTACAATGATGGATAGCAGCCTGATTGAAGAACTTGGTCTGAATGGTGACAAACGCAATCTGGATCTCCAATGGTTTGGAGGTAGAGCCGCTCAAGAACCTTCAACTGTGGTCAGCGTTGAGATCAGTGGAGCaaatatcaaaaagaaacatttactTCGAAACGTTTATGGTATTATTAACCTAAGTCTACCAATGCAAAGCTTGAGTGAAAATGATTTGCACCGGGATTCTAGATGGTTTGATCGGTTGCCAGTTTATCCGTATAATGACATCACGCCGAAGATTCTCATTGGCTTAGACCACTGTCAACTAGGTCTTCCAAGTGAGACAATTCAACTTCGAGATGGAGGGCCATATGCTGCCCACACTGAACTAGGGTGGGTTGTTTTTTGTCCAGCCTCGACATCATCATCACTGCCGAAGTCATGCCTGCTGATGATCAAACCAAGTGAAGATACCCTCCACAAATTAGTGGCAGATTATTTCGAAACCGAAAGCTTTGGGGTGCGGCCAGCACCAGTGTTAGAAAGTCAAGATGATTCACGTGCTCGTCGTATTTTGAAGTCAACTACAGTCAAAGTTGAAGGAAGATTCCAAACTGGACTACTTTGGAAGCGTGATGACATCGAGCTTCCGGATTCCTATAATATGGCAAAGAAAAGGCTTATAGGTATTGAGCGAAAGATGAAGAAGGATGATACATTTGCTGCCGCCTACAATGATATCATAAGCTCATACATTACGAAAGGGTATGCCCGTAAACTGCAGCCAGCAGATGCCGCAAATATTGGTCCTAGGACGTGGTACCTACCACACTTTGCCGTAGTGAATCCCAACAAGCCGGGTAAAATACGCCTGGTGTTTGATGCCGCCGCCCCAGTTGCCGGGATTTCGCTGAACTCTTGTTTGCTGAAAGGACCACAGGAGTACCAACCGATGCCATCAGTTCTGTTCAACTTTCGAGTAGGTGCTGTTGCAGTTTGTGCAGACATTCGTGAAATGTTTCACCAGGTGCTAATCCAATCTGAAGATAGAAATTCACAAAGATTTCTCTGGCGCTTTGGAAATTCAGAAATCAACCCACCTGATGTGTACGAGATGCGAGTAATGACATTTGGCGCTGCCTGTTCGCCTTGCTCTGCTCAATATGTCAAGTCTATGAATGCTTTGGAACATCTCGATACGCATCCCAGAGCTGTGAAGTCTATCTTGCAGCACCATTACGTTGATGACTTCGTAGACAGCTTCGATTCAATTGACGAGGCCATTACCATCTCCAAACAAGTTCGTGAAATACATCAGCATGCTGGATTTGAATTGCGGAGTTTCAGTTCAAACTCATCAGAAGTATTAAGTGCCCTAGAAGAAGAAGCCGAATCTAATATGGTTAAGGTGACAAAACGCCAGTCGACCGGTGGAAGCTTGTCTACAGAGAAGGTGCTAGGTATGTTTTGGCAGCCCTTAAGCGACACCTTTAGATATGAGCTGAAGTTCCATCGAGTAGATCCTGATATTATCGCTGGAAAAAGGTGCCCTGTCAAGAGAGAGCTGCTCAGTGTCATCATGTCGGTGTTTGACCCTCTGGGATTTTTGGCAAACTTTCTGATTTGTGCCAAACTATTGATGCGGGAAGTTTGGAGGTACCAATTACTTTGGGATGACGCACTACCCAGCAACATCAATACAGCCTGGATTAATTGGTGTTCGAATTTGGAAAAAGTAGTCAATGTTCAAATTCCGCGCTATTACTTCCTCAACACTTTGCCAAAGCAGCTCCAGCTACACATCTTTGTTGATGCAAGCGAGGAAGCGTTTGCCGCCGTAGCATACTGGAGATTCGAAACTCTTGATGAAGAAGCTAATGTCGCATTTGTTTGTGCCAAAACTAAGTGCGCGCCATTGAAACCGATGACTATTCCACGCCTCGAGCTCCAGGCTGCCGTTTTGGGAACTCGTTTGATGCAGACGATTACTGAAGAGCACCAAACACTCCAAGTCAGCCGTTGCGTTTTATGGACCGATTCCAAGACGGTCATTAAGTGGATTGCCTCGCAGAATCGCCGCTACAAGCCATTCGTAGCACACAGGGTAGCCGAAATTCTTGCCGCTACTGAGGTGTCCAATTGGAAATGGCTACCTACACAGGACAACGTCGCTGATGAGGCAACTCGATCAAATTGTCCGATCAATTTTAGCGCTGCATCGAGATGGCTGACTGGACCGAGTTtcctaaaacaaaaagaagactCGTGGCCTGCTGACTTTGACAAATTTGGCCAATACGAACAAAATGAAGATGAGGAACTCCCATCCAAGTTTACTCTTCTTGTT cTCAAAAGAACAATCGCTTATGTCGTTCGATACGCTCGCTCACTACGTCACATAAAGCCCGCCAATAGATTGACAGTAGACGAACTCAATGCAGCTGAACGTGTCCTATGCCGCCAAGCACAAGCTGAAGTATATTGTGCTGACATCTGCCGAATAAAGAATGGTCAATCACTGAATGCAGAAAGTCCATTGCATAAGCTAATGCCGTACGTTGATGAGGATGACCTGTTACGTGTGAGTGGTCGAATTGATGCTGCCAGCTGGCTACCATATTCAACCAGGAGACCTATTATATTGCCGCCTGGACATGAGTTCACCAAAATGGTCGTTGATTATTATCACTGCCGTATGAAACACCAGAACGTTGAAGCCACTATAGCTGAAGTCCGACGCCTATATTGGGTTCCACACATCAGGCAAGTCttaaaaaaggtaatttctaaatGCAATACGTGCAAGCTGAAGCGAATCAAGCCTGTTACTCCGTTGATGGGGCCCCTGCCAGAGGATCGTTTGACGCCGTTTGTGAGACCCTTCACCTACAGCGGTCTGGATTATTTTGGACCCCTCACAGTAACTATTGGTCGTCGTGTCGAGAAGAGATGGGTGGCATTATTTACGTGCCTTTCTATCCGAGCTATCCATCTAGAGGTTGCCTATGATCTCTCAACAGATGCATGTATTCTAGCCATTCGAAATTTCATTAACCGTAGAGGAGTGCCTGTCCGGATACGCAGTGATAATGGAAAGAATTTTGTGGGAGCTGATCAACACGCAAAACGTTTCAGCGAGGTTTTTGATTGTGACCGTATTCATGATGAGCTGTCAAACAAGGGTGTTGAATGGGTTTTCAACTGCCCTATTAACCCATCTGAAGGAGGTGTTTGGGAACGCATGGTCCAGTGCGTCAAAAAGGTACTCCGACACACACTGAAGGAAGTTTCACCACGCGAGTATACACTACAATGTCTAATGATTGAAGCAGAAAATGTCGTCAATTCGAGGCCTTTGACTCATTTGCCAATTTCAGTCGATCAGGAAGAGCCACTTACTCCGAATCACTTCCTACTAGGAACAGCTAACACTGCACAAACGCCGAGTGGAAGTGAGCCTTTTCAGAAGCTGCGTACTCTTCGGAAACAATGGCGAATTGCGCGACAGCTCCGAGACAGATTTTGGAAGCGCTGGATCTCTGAATACTTGCCAACATTGACACGGAGATCCAAATGGTGCCAGGTAACAGAACCGCTTAAAGAAGGAGATCTGGTATTTATTTGTGACAGAGACATGCCCAGAAGACAATGGTGCCGAGGTAGAGTTGAACGAGTTTATCAAGGCGTAGATGGAGTAGTAAGACGAGCCGACGTTCGTACCAAATCTGGAGTTCTCCGTCGTCCCGTATCTAAATTGGCCGTTCTTAAAGTTGAACGTGAATCGGACTGA